A single genomic interval of Camelina sativa cultivar DH55 chromosome 11, Cs, whole genome shotgun sequence harbors:
- the LOC104725119 gene encoding probable inorganic phosphate transporter 1-3 has translation MAEDQQLGVLKALDVAKTQLYHFTAIVIAGMGFFTDAYDLFCISLVTKLLGRIYYHKAGAEKPGTLPPEVAAAVNGVALCGTLAGQLFFGWLGDKLGRKKVYGITLIMMVLCSVASGLSFGNSPKGVMTTLCFFRFWLGVGIGGDYPLSATIMSEYANKKTRGAFIAAVFAMQGFGIMAGGIVALIFSSIFDHQFPSPIYSVDPVASTVPQADYLWRIILMVGALPAAMTYYWRMKMPETARYTALVAKNLKQATRDMSKVLQVDLEAEEESAEKIVRDPKLNYGLFSREFIKRHGLPLLGTTSTWFLLDIAFYSQNLFQKDIFSAIGWIPPAATMNAIHEVYKIGRAQTLIALCSTVPGYWFTVAFIDTMGRFAIQLMGFFFMTVFMFAIAFPYDHWIKPDNRIGFVIIYSLTFFFANFGPNATTFVVPAEIFPARLRSTCHGISAAAGKAGAIVGAFGFLYAAQSKDKTKTDAGYPPGIGVKNSLIMLGVINFVGMIMTFLVPESKGKSLEELSGENVCDDTAPSAIATSGRN, from the exons ATGGCGGAAGATCAACAGTTAGGAGTGCTCAAAGCATTAGATGTGGCCAAAACACAACTTTACCATTTTACAGCGATTGTTATCGCCGGAATGGGTTTCTTCACTGATGCCTACGATCTTTTTTGTATCTCATTGGTCACCAAGCTCCTAGGCCGCATCTACTACCACAAGGCTGGTGCAGAAAAGCCGGGAACACTCCCTCCAGAAGTAGCGGCCGCAGTCAATGGTGTCGCTCTTTGTGGGACACTTGCCGGTCAGCTCTTCTTTGGGTGGCTTGGAGACAAACTAGGCCGGAAAAAGGTGTATGGGATCACTTTGATCATGATGGTTCTCTGTTCCGTGGCCTCCGGTCTCTCCTTTGGGAACAGTCCAAAAGGAGTCATGACcactctttgtttcttcag gTTTTGGCTTGGAGTTGGTATTGGTGGTGACTACCCACTGTCAGCGACGATCATGTCGGAGTATGCAAACAAGAAAACACGTGGTGCCTTCATCGCAGCTGTGTTCGCTATGCAAGGGTTTGGGATCATGGCTGGGGGTATTGTTGCGCTCATATTTTCAAGTATTTTCGATCACCAATTTCCATCACCGATCTATAGTGTAGACCCCGTTGCCTCGACTGTACCTCAAGCTGATTACTTGTGGCGTATCATCCTTATGGTGGGTGCTCTCCCAGCCGCTATGACATATTATTGGCGTATGAAAATGCCCGAAACGGCTCGTTACACAGCTTTAGTCgccaaaaaccttaaacaagccACGCGAGACATGTCTAAAGTCTTGCAAGTGGATCTTGAAGCTGAGGAAGAAAGTGCTGAAAAAATTGTAAGAGATCCTAAGCTCAACTACGGATTGTTCTCGAGGGAGTTCATTAAACGCCATGGACTTCCTCTCCTCGGAACTACCTCTACTTGGTTTTTGCTTGACATCGCGTTTTACAGCCAAAACTTATTTCAAAAAGATATCTTTTCCGCAATTGGATGGATTCCTCCTGCGGCTACAATGAATGCCATCCATGAGGTTTACAAGATTGGTAGGGCTCAGACTCTCATCGCGCTCTGCAGTACGGTTCCAGGTTACTGGTTTACAGTTGCCTTTATTGATACTATGGGAAGATTTGCAATCCAGCTAATGGGATTCTTCTTCATGACAGTCTTTATGTTTGCTATAGCCTTCCCTTACGATCACTGGATTAAACCAGACAACCGTATCGGTTTCGTCATTATTTATTCCCTAACTTTCTTCTTTGCAAACTTTGGTCCAAATGCAACTACATTTGTGGTTCCTGCCGAGATCTTCCCGGCCAGGCTAAGATCCACTTGTCATGGAATATCAGCCGCGGCAGGAAAGGCGGGTGCCATCGTGGGTGCGTTTGGATTCTTATACGCAGCTCAGTCAAAGGATAAAACCAAGACTGACGCAGGATATCCACCGGGTATTGGTGTCAAGAACTCGTTGATCATGCTTGGTGTTATCAACTTTGTTGGTATGATCATGACGTTTTTAGTGCCTGAATCTAAAGGGAAGTCACTTGAGGAGCTTTCAGGCGAGAATGTGTGTGATGATACGGCCCCGTCCGCGATCGCTACCTCTGGAAGAAACTAA
- the LOC104725120 gene encoding probable inorganic phosphate transporter 1-3, with translation MADQQLGVLKALDVAKTQLYHFTAIVIAGMGFFTDAYDLFCVSLVTKLLGRLYYFNPESAKPGSLPPHVAAAVNGVALCGTLAGQLFFGWLGDKLGRKKVYGLTLIMMIVCSIASGLSFGNQAKGVMTTLCFFRFWLGFGIGGDYPLSATIMSEYANKKTRGAFIAAVFAMQGVGILAGGFVALAVSSIFDKQFPSPTYDQDRVLSTPPEADYIWRIIVMFGAIPAAMTFYWRMKMPETARYTALVAKDIKQATKDMSKVLQVELEVEERAEDPKLNYGLFSKEFLRRHGLPLLGCTSTWFLLDIAFYSQNLFQKDIFSAIGWIPKAGTMNAIHEVFKIARAQTLIALCSTVPGYWFTVAFIDIMGRFAIQLMGFFFMTVFMFAIAFPYNHWIKPDNRIGFVIMYSLTFFFANFGPNATTFIVPAEIFPARLRSTCHGISAATGKAGAIVGAFGFLYAAQSQDPTKTDAGYPPGIGVKNSLIVLGVINFIGMLFTFLVPEPKGKSLEELSGEAEVEK, from the exons ATGGCCGACCAGCAACTAGGAGTGCTAAAAGCACTTGATGTTGCGAAGACGCAACTTTATCATTTCACGGCGATTGTCATTGCCGGTATGGGTTTCTTTACGGATGCCTATGATCTTTTTTGTGTGTCCTTGGTGACGAAGCTCCTAGGACGCCTCTACTACTTCAATCCGGAGTCAGCAAAGCCTGGCTCCCTTCCCCCTCATGTTGCAGCTGCGGTTAACGGTGTGGCCCTCTGTGGGACTCTTGCTGGTCAGCTCTTCTTCGGATGGCTTGGTGACAAGCTAGGAAGGAAAAAGGTCTACGGTCTCACTTTGATCATGATGATCGTTTGTTCTATTGCTTCCGGTCTCTCCTTCGGAAACCAAGCCAAGGGTGTCATGACCACTCTGTGCTTTTTCAG GTTTTGGCTCGGGTTTGGCATTGGAGGTGACTACCCTCTTTCAGCCACCATCATGTCTGAATATGCTAACAAGAAGACTCGTGGGGCTTTCATCGCTGCCGTCTTTGCTATGCAAGGTGTCGGTATCTTGGCTGGTGGTTTTGTGGCTCTTGCAGTCTCTTCCATTTTCGACAAACAGTTTCCATCGCCGACCTATGACCAAGACAGGGTTCTCTCAACGCCTCCAGAGGCTGATTACATTTGGCGTATCATTGTCATGTTTGGCGCTATACCTGCGGCCATGACCTTCTATTGGCGTATGAAGATGCCTGAAACCGCTCGTTACACTGCTTTAGTTGCCAAGGACATtaaacaagcaacaaaagaCATGTCCAAGGTCTTACAAGTAGAGCTTGAAGTTGAAGAAAGGGCCGAGGACCCAAAACTGAACTATGGATTATTCTCCAAGGAATTCCTTAGACGCCATGGTCTTCCACTCCTTGGGTGTACCTCAACTTGGTTCTTGCTTGACATTGCTTTCTACAGccaaaatttatttcaaaaggaTATTTTTTCAGCCATTGGATGGATTCCAAAGGCAGGCACCATGAATGCCATTCATGAGGTTTTCAAGATCGCTAGGGCACAGACTCTCATCGCGCTTTGCAGTACTGTACCAGGGTACTGGTTCACCGTCGCATTTATTGATATCATGGGAAGGTTTGCAATCCAACTTATGGGATTCTTCTTCATGACAGTGTTTATGTTTGCCATTGCCTTCCCATACAACCACTGGATCAAGCCAGACAACCGTATCGGATTCGTGATTATGTACTCCCTCACCTTTTTCTTCGCCAACTTTGGACCAAATGCAACCACTTTCATTGTCCCTGCTGAGATCTTCCCAGCTAGACTAAGGTCCACATGCCACGGAATATCAGCTGCGACAGGTAAGGCTGGAGCCATTGTTGGAGCCTTCGGGTTCCTCTATGCGGCTCAATCACAGGATCCGACCAAGACAGACGCAGGATACCCACCTGGTATTGGAGTTAAGAATTCATTGATCGTGCTCGGTGTCATAAACTTTATTGGTATGCTCTTCACATTCCTTGTACCAGAGCCAAAGGGCAAGTCCCTCGAAGAACTCTCTGGTGAAGCTGAGGTTGAAAAGTGA